One region of Polypterus senegalus isolate Bchr_013 chromosome 11, ASM1683550v1, whole genome shotgun sequence genomic DNA includes:
- the myl7 gene encoding myosin regulatory light chain 2, atrial isoform isoform X1 — protein MASRKAAKGKAAAKRTQRGSSNVFSMFEQSQIQEFKEAFSCIDQDRDGIINKSDLKETYAQLGKLNVKDEELEEMLKEGKGPINFTVFLTLFGEKLNGTDPEDTILQAFKLFDPHGTGLVKKDEFRRLLLTQADKFTEDEVEQAFSVAPIDVAGNIDYKSLCYIITHGDEKEES, from the exons GCTAGCAGGAAAGCAGCCAAGGGGAAGGCGGCAGCCAAGCGGACTCAGAGGGGCTCTTCCAATGTCTTCAGTATGTTTGAGCAATCACAAATTCAGGAATTCAAGGAG GCCTTCAGCTGCATTGATCAAGACAGGGATGGGATCATAAATAAATCTGACCTGAAAGAAACATACGCACAGCTGG GCAAGCTGAATGTCAAGGATGAGGAACTAGAGGAGATGCTGAAGGAAGGAAAAGGTCCTATTAATTTCACAGTCTTCCTCACTCTGTTTGGGGAGAAACTCAATG GCACTGACCCCGAGGACACAATACTTCAGGCCTTCAAACTATTTGACCCTCATGGCACTGGCTTAGTGAAGAAAGATGA aTTCCGACGGTTGCTCCTAACACAAGCAGACAAATTCACAGAAGATGAG GTGGAGCAGGCTTTTTCTGTTGCCCCCATTGATGTTGCTGGAAATATTGATTACAAATCACTCTGCTACATCATAACTCATGGAGACGAGAAGGAAGAGTCATAG
- the myl7 gene encoding myosin regulatory light chain 2, atrial isoform isoform X2 gives MFEQSQIQEFKEAFSCIDQDRDGIINKSDLKETYAQLGKLNVKDEELEEMLKEGKGPINFTVFLTLFGEKLNGTDPEDTILQAFKLFDPHGTGLVKKDEFRRLLLTQADKFTEDEVEQAFSVAPIDVAGNIDYKSLCYIITHGDEKEES, from the exons ATGTTTGAGCAATCACAAATTCAGGAATTCAAGGAG GCCTTCAGCTGCATTGATCAAGACAGGGATGGGATCATAAATAAATCTGACCTGAAAGAAACATACGCACAGCTGG GCAAGCTGAATGTCAAGGATGAGGAACTAGAGGAGATGCTGAAGGAAGGAAAAGGTCCTATTAATTTCACAGTCTTCCTCACTCTGTTTGGGGAGAAACTCAATG GCACTGACCCCGAGGACACAATACTTCAGGCCTTCAAACTATTTGACCCTCATGGCACTGGCTTAGTGAAGAAAGATGA aTTCCGACGGTTGCTCCTAACACAAGCAGACAAATTCACAGAAGATGAG GTGGAGCAGGCTTTTTCTGTTGCCCCCATTGATGTTGCTGGAAATATTGATTACAAATCACTCTGCTACATCATAACTCATGGAGACGAGAAGGAAGAGTCATAG